A DNA window from Luteolibacter luteus contains the following coding sequences:
- a CDS encoding OsmC family protein — MNRHASARWSGTVQAGSGVLTTQSAVLSETPYSFRSRFGDGTETNPEELLAAAHAGCFTMAVSLFLGEAGFTPETLSTRADLSFDPKALEITAIHLSLSAKVPGLNDEMLQELAGKAKAGCPVSKALRPAITLEAKLEP; from the coding sequence ATGAACCGACATGCCTCCGCCCGCTGGAGCGGGACCGTCCAAGCCGGAAGCGGCGTCCTGACGACGCAGAGCGCGGTGCTTTCCGAGACGCCGTATTCCTTTCGTTCCCGCTTCGGCGATGGAACAGAAACCAATCCCGAAGAGTTGCTGGCCGCCGCGCACGCGGGATGCTTCACCATGGCCGTCTCACTTTTCCTCGGAGAAGCGGGCTTCACACCAGAGACACTATCGACGCGGGCCGATCTCAGCTTCGACCCGAAGGCGTTGGAGATCACGGCGATTCATCTGAGCCTGAGCGCGAAGGTGCCCGGACTAAACGATGAGATGCTACAAGAGCTGGCTGGAAAGGCGAAGGCCGGCTGCCCGGTATCCAAGGCCTTGCGTCCGGCAATCACCCTGGAAGCGAAGCTGGAGCCATGA
- a CDS encoding glycerate kinase: MRILLACDKFKGSMGAVEACEAIRSGLPVEWQASICPIADGGEGFVDAMLAGSGGERVIAHCLDPLGRPVEASYGIYRSQQGETVAVLEMSAASGIWRVPAEERDPRHSSTYGTGELMRHAIEISEATRLLVGIGGSATNDGGAGMAAALGVRFLDDQGRDLLPIPEDLVRLAKVDESGKIPLPEIIVACDVDNPLVGPRGASAIFGPQKGATPEDVAFLDATLANLARLSDGGTEAGTPGAGAAGGLGFGLLRFAGAKLEPGFNLVAEALGMEARIAEADLVITGEGSLDAQTLGGKGPAGVAAMAKAAGIPVIAVAGRVEDAARPLFDAALSLEEFGLPVAESIERAPELVSRLISNHEGLLRSLLAR; this comes from the coding sequence ATGAGAATCCTCCTCGCATGCGACAAGTTCAAGGGCTCCATGGGGGCCGTGGAAGCCTGCGAGGCCATCCGTTCCGGCCTTCCTGTGGAGTGGCAGGCCAGCATCTGCCCCATTGCGGATGGCGGTGAGGGCTTTGTGGACGCCATGCTCGCCGGTAGCGGGGGAGAAAGGGTCATCGCTCATTGCCTCGATCCGCTCGGTCGTCCCGTGGAGGCGAGCTACGGCATTTATCGTAGCCAGCAGGGCGAGACCGTAGCCGTCCTGGAAATGTCCGCCGCCAGCGGCATCTGGCGCGTGCCGGCGGAGGAACGCGATCCCCGCCACTCCAGCACCTACGGGACCGGCGAACTCATGCGCCATGCCATCGAGATTTCCGAGGCCACCCGCCTGCTCGTCGGCATCGGCGGCAGCGCTACCAATGATGGCGGCGCAGGCATGGCCGCCGCCCTTGGCGTGCGTTTTCTCGATGATCAGGGCAGGGACCTGCTGCCGATCCCTGAAGACCTTGTCCGACTTGCCAAGGTCGATGAATCCGGAAAGATCCCGTTGCCGGAAATCATCGTCGCCTGCGACGTCGACAACCCTCTCGTCGGGCCACGCGGTGCTTCCGCGATCTTCGGTCCGCAGAAGGGAGCCACACCGGAGGACGTTGCTTTCCTCGATGCCACCTTGGCCAATCTCGCACGCCTTTCCGATGGCGGCACGGAAGCTGGCACTCCCGGTGCCGGTGCTGCTGGCGGCCTCGGCTTCGGCCTGCTTCGGTTCGCGGGTGCCAAGCTGGAGCCCGGCTTCAATCTCGTCGCGGAAGCTCTCGGCATGGAAGCCCGCATCGCCGAGGCCGATCTCGTGATCACGGGTGAAGGCTCGCTCGATGCCCAGACCCTTGGTGGCAAGGGGCCTGCAGGGGTCGCCGCCATGGCGAAAGCTGCCGGGATTCCGGTCATCGCCGTGGCCGGCCGGGTGGAGGATGCAGCGCGCCCGCTCTTTGATGCCGCCCTTTCCCTGGAGGAGTTCGGCCTGCCCGTCGCGGAGTCCATTGAAAGGGCTCCGGAACTGGTGAGCCGCTTGATATCCAATCATGAGGGCTTGCTCCGCAGCCTCCTCGCCCGCTAG
- a CDS encoding tRNA threonylcarbamoyladenosine dehydratase, with protein sequence MAKLQRTRKRRDLPARPARPITPAAVTDPYLDRFSGIGRLYGIPALERFRRAHVAVVGIGGVGCWSAECLARSGIGKITMIDADDLCVTNTNRQIHALDGTYGKPKVGVMAQRLRAIQPEIVVTERQEFLSDRNVDHFLEGGFDAVIDAIDAVRAKCVLLARCRERSVPVVACGGAGGRRDVTRIKVTDLARTRDDALLMAVRKRLRDEHGFPKAPIGEKVKKFGIEAVFSEEPPLYPTCEGGVSHERPQDLPSGLRCDAGYGTATHVTAVFGMIAAGRILELLAGNWEQQTTED encoded by the coding sequence ATGGCCAAGCTGCAAAGAACAAGGAAACGCAGGGACTTGCCCGCCCGCCCCGCCCGGCCTATCACTCCCGCAGCAGTGACAGATCCCTATCTCGACCGCTTTTCGGGCATCGGCCGCCTCTACGGAATCCCCGCGCTGGAAAGATTCCGGCGGGCCCATGTGGCCGTGGTAGGCATCGGAGGCGTGGGCTGCTGGTCGGCGGAATGCCTTGCACGTTCGGGAATCGGGAAAATCACGATGATCGATGCGGATGACCTCTGCGTGACGAATACGAACCGGCAGATCCATGCGCTGGATGGCACCTACGGGAAGCCAAAGGTGGGCGTCATGGCCCAGCGGTTGCGGGCGATCCAGCCGGAGATCGTGGTGACCGAGCGGCAGGAATTCTTGTCAGACCGCAACGTGGACCACTTCCTGGAAGGCGGCTTCGATGCGGTGATCGATGCGATCGATGCGGTGCGTGCGAAATGCGTATTGCTCGCCCGCTGCCGTGAGCGCAGCGTGCCGGTAGTGGCCTGCGGTGGCGCCGGCGGGCGGCGCGATGTCACCCGGATCAAGGTGACCGATCTGGCACGGACTCGCGATGACGCGCTGCTGATGGCAGTCCGGAAGCGGCTGCGGGATGAGCATGGATTTCCCAAAGCACCGATCGGCGAGAAGGTGAAAAAATTCGGGATCGAGGCGGTATTCTCGGAAGAGCCGCCGCTTTATCCCACCTGTGAAGGCGGCGTGAGCCATGAGCGTCCGCAGGATCTCCCGTCCGGATTGCGTTGTGATGCAGGCTACGGCACGGCGACGCATGTCACTGCGGTCTTCGGGATGATCGCCGCGGGACGGATCCTGGAGCTTTTGGCAGGAAACTGGGAGCAGCAAACGACGGAGGATTGA
- a CDS encoding ELWxxDGT repeat protein produces the protein MSSLSSFFLRPATIPCLILTILAGAFDASARESSLAPRLIDLNRQPGDFSADIDWIVPLGSDRSVFPMATLATGNELWVTDGSKKGTRMLADIVPGSLGSYPDSPIASGASVMVRITLASGRNQLWITDGTSSGTKFATEMPEGVDGNLTPLSGNGEGGFFYLREEWSSGNGYGLWFTDGTPEGTRPIEPEDEAGRPLLEYVHQFESLEGICYFTANEGEVWRSDGTTEGTRKIVDMTPSGSGYATSIAISNGRIYGCVSADFSDNHVWSCTMDGGDLVKITPGDAGEWPFIMDMVPTATGLYISAHDLFGMGHLFWSDGSTGGTREITLKDPSDGMIYGPALYAWMEMWQGSLYFSASGDGGGLALWVTDGTEAGTRMLKKTSSAADAVGPQHIMVAGRHVYFLVLGGDPEWWRTDGTVAGTRRVVRMRGHDPYSYSYLDQATALNGELCFISAPWQASDRLWRTRAQGGGVVQLTKPGKSTASAFEANSGTEEPTPYAEVDGKLLSMVKFGYGLQSELWQVEQHRTKVPGVKTKPLWISPRYLETEQADYMDVAGFRGEVNGKALFTVTTSFTGRHELWVTDGSRRGTRLLHDHSGSRNWLDGFVPSGGAIYYAANVEDDPAASGLWRTDGTQEGTLRIAPGMMVTQSGGEGMVDFKGFLYFTREQSDGSRALWKTDGRPEGTVVVKDDWGLNPGGGPVNLTVVGDRLAMGVSIPTTGIETLWTSDGTTAGTVQVQTTYTETTVHHVGPGFDLGGIHIFSGRGRTVLHAEEWWRSDGTEAGTYPLLSGLTTPHLPGYVQHASQLGAIAGGKLFYAGHERIDGNDVSELWVTDGTAAGTKKLKEINPGRNGSQPGGFLAVGDMVYFSAYDVAHGSELWRSDGTEAGTVLVADVEPGPLGSAPEDLKVVNGKLYFHAAHPSTGRELHELEIE, from the coding sequence ATGTCCTCGCTGAGCTCCTTTTTCCTGCGGCCTGCCACGATACCCTGCTTGATCCTCACGATCCTTGCGGGAGCCTTTGATGCTTCTGCGCGGGAGTCTTCCTTGGCGCCGCGGTTGATCGACCTGAACCGCCAGCCCGGCGATTTCAGCGCGGACATCGATTGGATCGTCCCGCTCGGCTCGGATCGTTCCGTCTTTCCCATGGCGACCTTGGCCACGGGGAATGAACTGTGGGTGACCGACGGAAGTAAGAAGGGGACGCGCATGCTTGCGGACATCGTGCCGGGATCGCTGGGCTCTTATCCCGATTCACCGATTGCCAGCGGTGCTTCGGTGATGGTCCGCATCACCTTGGCCTCCGGAAGAAACCAGCTGTGGATTACTGACGGAACTTCCTCAGGGACGAAGTTCGCCACGGAGATGCCGGAAGGAGTCGATGGCAATCTCACACCCCTTTCCGGTAATGGTGAAGGTGGCTTCTTCTATTTGCGTGAGGAGTGGTCCTCCGGCAATGGCTACGGCCTATGGTTCACGGACGGTACTCCCGAAGGGACCCGTCCCATCGAACCGGAGGATGAGGCTGGCAGACCTCTGTTGGAGTATGTCCATCAATTCGAGAGCCTGGAGGGGATCTGCTACTTCACCGCGAACGAAGGTGAAGTCTGGCGCAGCGATGGGACGACCGAGGGCACGCGGAAAATCGTCGACATGACTCCGTCCGGCTCGGGCTATGCCACCAGCATCGCGATCTCGAATGGGCGGATCTATGGCTGTGTGAGCGCTGATTTCTCGGACAATCACGTGTGGTCTTGCACCATGGACGGCGGCGATCTGGTGAAGATCACGCCGGGTGACGCCGGGGAGTGGCCCTTCATCATGGACATGGTTCCGACCGCCACCGGGCTCTATATCTCAGCACACGATCTCTTTGGCATGGGCCATCTGTTCTGGAGCGATGGTAGCACCGGTGGAACGCGGGAGATCACGCTGAAGGATCCTTCTGACGGAATGATCTATGGTCCTGCGCTCTATGCTTGGATGGAGATGTGGCAGGGTTCGCTTTATTTCTCCGCCTCAGGGGATGGCGGGGGGCTAGCTCTCTGGGTCACGGATGGCACGGAAGCCGGAACCCGGATGCTGAAGAAGACCTCCAGCGCGGCCGATGCGGTCGGTCCGCAACACATCATGGTGGCGGGCAGGCACGTGTATTTTCTGGTCCTCGGAGGTGATCCGGAGTGGTGGCGCACGGATGGCACCGTGGCTGGCACCCGGCGTGTCGTCCGCATGCGGGGCCATGACCCCTATAGCTACAGCTACCTTGATCAGGCTACCGCCTTGAATGGCGAGCTATGTTTCATCTCCGCGCCTTGGCAGGCTTCAGATAGACTCTGGAGAACCCGTGCTCAAGGTGGCGGGGTCGTGCAGCTCACGAAACCCGGGAAAAGCACGGCTTCTGCTTTCGAGGCAAACTCCGGCACCGAGGAACCAACGCCGTATGCCGAGGTGGACGGGAAGTTGCTCTCTATGGTGAAATTCGGTTATGGCCTCCAAAGCGAGCTTTGGCAGGTCGAGCAGCACCGCACGAAGGTTCCTGGCGTGAAGACGAAGCCGCTGTGGATCTCTCCTCGATATTTGGAGACGGAACAGGCGGATTATATGGATGTCGCAGGCTTCCGCGGAGAAGTGAACGGTAAAGCTCTCTTCACCGTGACCACGTCTTTCACCGGGCGTCACGAGTTGTGGGTGACGGATGGCAGCCGCCGCGGCACCCGCTTGCTTCACGATCATAGCGGATCCCGGAATTGGTTGGACGGCTTTGTGCCCAGTGGCGGAGCGATCTACTATGCGGCGAATGTGGAGGATGATCCTGCTGCCAGCGGCCTATGGCGCACCGATGGCACGCAGGAGGGGACCCTGAGGATCGCGCCTGGCATGATGGTGACCCAGAGCGGGGGAGAGGGGATGGTCGATTTCAAGGGCTTCCTGTATTTCACTCGCGAACAGTCCGATGGCAGTCGCGCCCTGTGGAAGACCGACGGCAGGCCTGAAGGAACCGTCGTGGTGAAGGACGACTGGGGTCTCAATCCGGGTGGGGGTCCCGTGAACCTTACGGTGGTAGGGGATCGTCTTGCGATGGGCGTGAGCATTCCAACCACGGGAATCGAAACGCTTTGGACAAGTGATGGGACTACCGCGGGTACCGTGCAGGTCCAGACGACTTACACCGAGACCACCGTTCATCATGTGGGTCCGGGGTTTGATCTTGGAGGGATTCATATTTTTTCCGGAAGAGGTCGCACTGTTCTTCATGCTGAGGAGTGGTGGCGTAGCGATGGCACGGAAGCCGGGACCTATCCCTTGCTATCAGGCCTTACGACGCCGCACTTGCCTGGCTACGTGCAGCATGCCTCCCAGCTTGGTGCGATTGCGGGCGGCAAACTCTTCTATGCCGGGCATGAGCGGATCGATGGCAACGATGTCTCCGAGTTGTGGGTGACGGATGGCACCGCAGCTGGCACGAAGAAGCTGAAGGAGATCAATCCGGGAAGGAATGGATCCCAGCCCGGAGGATTTCTGGCGGTGGGAGATATGGTGTATTTCTCCGCGTATGATGTAGCCCACGGCTCAGAGCTTTGGCGGAGCGATGGCACGGAGGCTGGCACGGTGCTGGTGGCGGATGTTGAACCGGGGCCGCTCGGCTCTGCTCCGGAGGACTTGAAGGTGGTGAATGGGAAGCTGTATTTCCACGCCGCCCATCCCTCGACGGGCAGGGAGCTGCATGAATTGGAGATCGAATGA
- a CDS encoding SDR family NAD(P)-dependent oxidoreductase, with amino-acid sequence MPKSAIILGASSGIGLELAKVLSEKGYRLGIAARRLELLKAHATGDPNVVSVRAMDLSRADASGIFAEMAEEIGVVDLVVISSGTGHLNPELQWELEEETIALNAMGFARIACVAMSIFEKQGHGHLVGISSVAALRGAGEAPAYGATKAFASRYLQGLHLRAGKWSGKIRVTDVRPGFVDTPMMKADKPFWVASPRKAAEQIVSAIEAGKRIVYVTKRWSLIGWLLRHLPE; translated from the coding sequence ATGCCCAAATCCGCCATCATTCTCGGTGCCTCATCCGGCATCGGCCTCGAACTCGCCAAGGTCCTCTCCGAGAAAGGCTATCGTCTCGGCATCGCAGCCCGTCGTTTGGAGTTGCTGAAGGCCCATGCGACTGGCGATCCGAACGTGGTTTCGGTCAGGGCCATGGACCTCTCCCGCGCGGATGCCAGCGGGATCTTCGCCGAGATGGCGGAGGAAATCGGTGTGGTGGACCTGGTCGTGATCAGTTCCGGCACAGGGCACCTGAATCCGGAGCTGCAGTGGGAGTTGGAGGAAGAAACGATCGCGCTAAATGCGATGGGTTTCGCGCGGATTGCATGCGTTGCAATGAGCATCTTCGAGAAGCAAGGTCATGGACACTTGGTTGGGATCTCATCAGTGGCAGCCCTGCGCGGCGCCGGTGAAGCACCTGCCTACGGGGCGACCAAAGCCTTCGCCTCGCGCTACCTGCAAGGCCTCCATCTTCGTGCAGGGAAATGGAGCGGAAAGATCCGCGTCACCGATGTGCGTCCCGGCTTCGTGGATACACCGATGATGAAGGCGGACAAACCCTTCTGGGTGGCGAGTCCGCGAAAGGCGGCGGAGCAGATCGTTTCGGCGATCGAAGCGGGCAAGCGAATCGTCTACGTCACGAAGCGCTGGAGCCTGATCGGCTGGCTACTGCGGCATCTACCGGAGTGA
- the fabD gene encoding ACP S-malonyltransferase, giving the protein MSDVVLLFSGQGAQKVGMGKDFYEASETAKALFKRADEVLGFPLSQVMFEGPDEELTRTSRCQPALYLHGLVALALLKERVGALNPVAAAGLSLGEFTAHSAAGTFSFEDGLKVVSRRGLFMEEACQATQGSMAALIGGEEDAVKALAVECDVDVANFNAPGQIVLSGTVDGIDKAVEKARDHGIRRAIKLNVAGAYHSRLMQSAQDKLAAELTGVSMQSPAIPVVCNYGASVVSEPAEIRSMLEKQVTGSVRWTESIRLLVEKGHRTFIELGPGKVLAGLVAKIEKDATVYSIEDLASLEAVTEQLE; this is encoded by the coding sequence ATGAGCGACGTCGTTCTTCTATTCTCCGGACAGGGCGCCCAGAAAGTGGGCATGGGCAAGGATTTCTATGAGGCCTCGGAAACGGCCAAGGCCTTGTTCAAGCGGGCCGATGAAGTCCTCGGCTTCCCGCTTTCTCAGGTTATGTTCGAAGGGCCCGATGAGGAGCTTACCCGTACCTCCCGCTGCCAGCCTGCACTTTACCTCCACGGTCTCGTGGCGCTTGCCCTGCTCAAGGAGCGGGTCGGGGCACTGAATCCCGTGGCCGCTGCCGGTCTCTCGCTGGGAGAGTTCACCGCGCACAGCGCTGCGGGCACCTTTTCCTTTGAAGATGGCCTGAAGGTCGTCTCGCGCCGCGGTCTCTTCATGGAAGAAGCCTGCCAAGCGACGCAGGGCTCCATGGCCGCTCTCATCGGCGGGGAAGAGGATGCCGTGAAGGCTCTCGCCGTCGAATGCGATGTGGATGTGGCGAACTTCAATGCCCCCGGCCAGATCGTCCTCTCCGGCACCGTTGATGGCATCGACAAGGCCGTGGAGAAAGCCCGTGACCATGGCATCCGCCGCGCGATCAAGCTGAACGTGGCCGGTGCCTATCACAGCCGCCTCATGCAATCCGCGCAGGACAAGCTCGCCGCCGAACTCACTGGCGTCTCCATGCAATCGCCTGCAATTCCCGTGGTGTGCAACTACGGCGCTTCCGTAGTTTCGGAGCCCGCGGAGATCCGCAGCATGCTCGAGAAGCAAGTCACGGGCTCCGTTCGCTGGACCGAATCGATCCGTTTGCTCGTTGAGAAGGGTCATCGCACCTTCATCGAGCTTGGCCCCGGCAAGGTTTTGGCCGGGTTGGTCGCAAAAATCGAAAAGGACGCAACGGTGTATTCCATTGAGGATCTGGCGTCTTTGGAGGCCGTCACCGAGCAGCTCGAATAA
- a CDS encoding basic secretory protein-like protein yields MKSRYSLATLLLASTAAFAADPAVKVTTGQSATDVAFKVNGIPAIAINDAGSEAAFKVISGKADDACGVLPVVKDGKPPGDQDDPEGNFFFAIGEKGGRITADLGKAIAIKNVATYSWHPGARASQQYKLYASDGSAAGFNAEPAADVDPATVGWKLVAEVNTSDKAPGQQAALIATESGEPLGNYQHLLFDIKANEQANGQGNTFFSEIDIVDANAAEPVRFEKKVETFVSKDGKFRYILDSTESPDLADWAKVHLMPVMEEWYPKIIEMIPVDGYTPPDTITFTMKLATELPGHAQGVPAYANGKNVVLNANFMRDQLGGEAVGCAIHEIVHVVQFGNPGGSTRGRRPPTWVTEGVADYIRWFLFEPQAKGAEITKGNFARANYDSSYRVTANFYDFVIKKYEKDLMKKLNLATHKGYSEDLWKQWTGKTVQELDAEWKAENKARLGIQ; encoded by the coding sequence ATGAAATCCCGTTATTCACTCGCCACGCTTCTCCTGGCATCCACCGCTGCTTTCGCTGCCGATCCAGCGGTAAAAGTCACCACCGGCCAGAGCGCCACCGACGTGGCCTTCAAGGTCAATGGCATCCCTGCCATCGCGATCAACGACGCTGGCAGCGAGGCTGCTTTCAAGGTGATCTCCGGCAAGGCCGATGACGCCTGTGGCGTGCTGCCCGTGGTCAAGGACGGCAAGCCGCCCGGGGATCAGGACGATCCGGAAGGTAATTTCTTCTTCGCCATCGGCGAGAAGGGCGGCCGCATCACCGCGGACCTCGGCAAGGCGATCGCCATCAAGAACGTGGCGACCTACTCTTGGCACCCGGGAGCCCGTGCATCGCAGCAGTACAAGCTCTATGCGTCCGATGGCAGCGCTGCCGGCTTCAATGCGGAGCCCGCCGCTGACGTCGATCCTGCCACCGTCGGCTGGAAGCTCGTCGCGGAGGTGAACACGTCGGACAAGGCGCCTGGCCAGCAGGCCGCTCTTATCGCCACCGAAAGCGGCGAGCCGCTGGGCAACTACCAGCATCTGCTTTTCGACATCAAGGCGAACGAACAAGCAAACGGGCAGGGGAACACGTTCTTCAGCGAGATCGACATCGTCGATGCCAATGCCGCCGAGCCGGTGCGCTTCGAGAAGAAGGTGGAGACCTTCGTTTCGAAGGATGGCAAGTTCCGCTACATCCTCGACTCCACCGAGAGCCCCGACCTCGCGGATTGGGCGAAGGTCCACCTCATGCCGGTGATGGAGGAATGGTATCCGAAGATCATCGAGATGATCCCGGTGGACGGCTACACCCCGCCGGACACGATCACCTTCACCATGAAGCTCGCCACCGAGCTCCCCGGCCATGCTCAGGGCGTGCCGGCTTACGCCAACGGCAAGAACGTGGTGCTGAATGCGAATTTCATGCGCGACCAACTCGGTGGCGAAGCCGTCGGCTGCGCGATCCACGAGATCGTGCACGTCGTGCAATTCGGAAACCCCGGTGGCTCCACCCGTGGCCGCCGTCCCCCTACATGGGTGACGGAAGGCGTGGCGGACTACATCCGCTGGTTCCTCTTCGAGCCGCAGGCAAAGGGCGCGGAGATCACCAAGGGCAACTTCGCCCGCGCGAACTACGACTCCAGCTACCGGGTGACCGCGAACTTCTATGACTTCGTGATCAAGAAGTATGAGAAGGACCTTATGAAGAAGCTGAACCTCGCCACCCACAAGGGATACAGCGAGGACCTCTGGAAGCAGTGGACCGGCAAGACCGTGCAGGAACTCGACGCCGAGTGGAAGGCCGAGAACAAGGCACGCCTCGGCATCCAGTAA
- the xth gene encoding exodeoxyribonuclease III, producing MKIASYNVNGVNGRLPVLLRWLKEAEPDVVCLQELKSPEEKLPVAAIEDAGYGAIWQGQKSWNGVAILAKDAVPVETRRGLPGDPDDTHSRYLEAAVNGILIGCLYLPNGNPAPGPKFDYKLKWFDRFIKHAKSLLKQKVPVVLAGDYNVMPTDLDVYKPESWRDDALFRPEVREAFQKLLKQGWTDAIRTLHPDERIYTFWDYFRNSFARNAGLRIDHFLLSEELAPRLLRAGVDKEVRGWEKTSDHAPTWIELAGKPKRKRAAKE from the coding sequence ATGAAGATCGCAAGCTACAACGTGAATGGCGTGAACGGCAGGCTGCCTGTGCTGCTACGATGGCTGAAGGAGGCGGAGCCCGATGTGGTGTGCTTGCAGGAGCTGAAATCGCCGGAAGAGAAACTGCCCGTCGCGGCAATCGAGGACGCGGGTTACGGTGCGATCTGGCAAGGCCAGAAAAGTTGGAATGGCGTGGCGATCCTCGCGAAGGATGCCGTGCCGGTGGAGACACGGCGTGGCCTGCCGGGTGATCCCGATGACACGCATAGCCGCTATCTGGAGGCAGCGGTGAATGGGATCCTGATCGGATGCCTCTATTTGCCAAATGGCAATCCCGCGCCGGGGCCGAAGTTCGACTACAAGCTCAAGTGGTTCGATCGCTTCATCAAACACGCGAAGAGCCTGCTGAAGCAAAAGGTGCCCGTGGTGCTTGCCGGCGACTACAATGTGATGCCAACGGATCTGGACGTCTACAAGCCGGAGAGCTGGCGGGATGATGCGCTATTTCGTCCGGAGGTGCGCGAGGCTTTCCAGAAGCTGCTCAAGCAAGGATGGACGGATGCGATCCGCACCCTGCATCCGGATGAGAGAATCTATACGTTCTGGGATTACTTCCGGAATTCCTTCGCCCGGAATGCGGGCCTGAGGATCGATCACTTCCTGCTCAGTGAAGAACTTGCGCCGCGTTTGCTAAGGGCAGGCGTGGACAAGGAAGTGAGAGGCTGGGAGAAGACCAGCGACCACGCACCGACCTGGATCGAGCTAGCCGGGAAGCCGAAGCGGAAGAGGGCGGCGAAGGAGTGA